A window of Chitinophagales bacterium contains these coding sequences:
- a CDS encoding enoyl-CoA hydratase/isomerase family protein, with amino-acid sequence MKALETLLTEISDGILTITINRETKLNALNKLLVHELGEAIDMLYNNEEIKACIITGKGSKAFAAGADIAEFKGMTKQEGIALAQKGHEVFNKIELSPKPIIAAVNGFALGGGCELAMACHIRIASENAKFGQPEVNLGIIPGYGGTQRLVQLIGKGKAFELLMTGDTIDATCAERLGLVNDVVQTVELLEVCKAMLQKINTKAPFAISKVIECVHAHFKDGIDGFDTEIELFSDCVATEDFKEGTNAFLEKRKAAFQGK; translated from the coding sequence ATGAAGGCTCTTGAAACTTTACTTACAGAAATTTCTGATGGCATTTTAACCATTACCATCAATCGCGAAACAAAATTAAATGCACTCAACAAATTGCTGGTACATGAGTTGGGAGAGGCAATAGACATGCTCTATAATAATGAAGAAATAAAGGCATGCATTATTACCGGAAAAGGAAGTAAAGCTTTTGCAGCCGGTGCCGATATTGCAGAATTTAAAGGCATGACCAAGCAGGAGGGTATTGCTTTGGCTCAAAAGGGACACGAAGTTTTTAACAAGATTGAACTTTCGCCTAAGCCAATAATTGCAGCCGTAAACGGTTTTGCATTGGGAGGCGGGTGCGAATTAGCCATGGCTTGCCATATTCGTATAGCAAGTGAAAATGCCAAGTTTGGACAACCTGAGGTAAACCTCGGTATCATTCCCGGTTATGGAGGTACGCAACGTTTGGTGCAGCTAATTGGCAAGGGAAAAGCATTTGAATTGCTAATGACAGGCGATACCATTGATGCCACATGCGCAGAGCGATTGGGTTTGGTAAATGATGTGGTGCAGACGGTGGAGTTATTAGAAGTTTGCAAAGCTATGTTGCAGAAAATAAATACTAAAGCACCATTTGCTATTTCTAAAGTAATTGAGTGTGTGCACGCCCATTTTAAAGATGGTATTGACGGCTTCGATACAGAAATAGAACTCTTTAGCGATTGTGTGGCTACCGAAGATTTTAAAGAAGGCACCAATGCCTTTTTGGAGAAAAGAAAGGCTGCATTTCAAGGAAAATAA
- a CDS encoding aspartate 1-decarboxylase — protein MLLTVYKSKIHRATVTQADLNYIGSITIDENLMEAANIFEHERVQIVNVNNGERLETYVIKGERGSGVICLNGPAARKVAVGDIIIIISYCMVNMEEYKTHEPRTVHVNAANQLTP, from the coding sequence ATGTTACTTACGGTTTACAAATCAAAAATCCATCGCGCTACTGTTACACAAGCAGATTTGAATTATATTGGTTCTATTACCATTGATGAAAATTTAATGGAGGCCGCCAATATTTTTGAACACGAACGTGTACAGATTGTAAATGTAAACAATGGTGAGCGACTCGAAACCTATGTTATTAAAGGCGAACGGGGCAGCGGTGTAATTTGTTTAAACGGGCCGGCTGCACGCAAAGTAGCAGTAGGCGATATTATTATCATTATTTCGTACTGCATGGTAAACATGGAGGAGTATAAAACCCATGAACCTAGAACAGTACACGTAAATGCTGCTAACCAATTAACGCCTTAA
- a CDS encoding flippase-like domain-containing protein, whose product MNKAVANILKFLLSLGFGVLLVWLALKNLSQDDVAKMKDAFARTNYTWLIPGVAIGVVSNIFRAYRWRLLLSAIGYTPGIANTIYAVMVMYLGNLAFPRLGEVSRCALLARYENIPIQKSIGTMITERIVDVICMLLIGLYLFIADYDVLAGFFEQAILNGKSQGSSSAIKWIVLAVGALLALGTWFLLKRFRHNAFVSSVLEKVEGLLEGAKSVFKLKNVWLFIFHSIMVWLCYTLMVYVCYQALSETATANFNSALAIVFFGGVAFIATQGGIGSYPLAVQAVLSLYGIAGVVGYAFGWIVWGVQTLLVIVVGLLSLVLISVSNKANTKA is encoded by the coding sequence ATGAATAAAGCTGTTGCCAACATCCTTAAGTTCTTGCTATCACTCGGCTTTGGAGTCTTGCTGGTGTGGTTGGCTCTTAAAAATTTATCGCAGGATGATGTGGCTAAAATGAAAGATGCTTTTGCCCGCACAAACTATACTTGGCTTATTCCTGGTGTTGCCATAGGTGTGGTAAGCAATATTTTTAGAGCATATCGTTGGCGGCTATTGCTTAGTGCAATAGGCTACACTCCGGGAATTGCCAATACTATTTATGCTGTAATGGTAATGTATTTGGGCAATTTGGCATTTCCACGCCTAGGTGAGGTTTCGCGGTGTGCATTGCTTGCCCGCTACGAAAATATACCTATTCAAAAATCAATAGGCACCATGATAACAGAGCGTATTGTAGATGTTATTTGTATGCTGCTTATTGGCTTGTATCTCTTTATTGCAGATTACGATGTGCTGGCAGGCTTTTTTGAGCAAGCTATTTTAAACGGTAAATCGCAAGGTAGTTCTTCGGCAATAAAATGGATAGTGCTGGCAGTAGGCGCTTTGCTGGCATTGGGTACATGGTTCTTATTAAAACGGTTTCGCCATAATGCCTTTGTTAGCTCGGTGTTAGAAAAAGTTGAGGGCTTGCTTGAAGGTGCCAAGAGCGTATTCAAGTTGAAGAATGTATGGCTGTTTATTTTTCACAGTATAATGGTTTGGCTGTGTTACACACTTATGGTATATGTGTGCTATCAGGCATTAAGCGAAACCGCTACTGCTAATTTCAACTCGGCACTTGCCATTGTATTTTTTGGTGGTGTGGCATTTATTGCTACTCAAGGAGGCATTGGCTCATATCCGTTGGCGGTGCAGGCTGTACTGTCTTTGTATGGTATTGCCGGAGTGGTTGGTTACGCCTTTGGCTGGATAGTTTGGGGTGTGCAAACGCTGCTTGTAATTGTGGTAGGTTTACTTTCGTTGGTATTAATTTCAGTATCAAATAAGGCAAACACTAAAGCGTGA
- the rfaE2 gene encoding D-glycero-beta-D-manno-heptose 1-phosphate adenylyltransferase produces the protein MSSNSKILSEAQLLQQVKQWKAAGEKIVFTNGCFDVFHYGHLQLLFAAKQWGSKLLVALNSDVSVRLLKGEDRPINSEQHRAALLAALTVVDAVVLFSEETPEILIQKVIPDVLVKGGDYKPSQIIGADTVIKHGGEVKIVPLEEGFSSSKILTLLKRN, from the coding sequence GTGAGCAGCAATTCAAAAATTTTGAGTGAAGCCCAACTTCTGCAGCAAGTAAAGCAATGGAAAGCAGCAGGCGAAAAAATTGTTTTTACGAATGGTTGTTTTGATGTGTTTCACTATGGACATTTACAGTTGCTATTTGCTGCAAAGCAGTGGGGCAGCAAATTGCTGGTAGCGCTTAACAGCGATGTTTCTGTGAGATTATTGAAAGGAGAAGACAGGCCAATTAACAGTGAGCAGCATAGAGCGGCATTGCTGGCTGCATTAACTGTGGTGGATGCGGTAGTGCTATTTTCAGAGGAAACTCCGGAAATACTTATTCAAAAGGTAATTCCTGATGTGTTAGTGAAAGGTGGTGACTACAAGCCATCGCAAATAATCGGTGCCGATACGGTAATAAAGCATGGCGGTGAGGTAAAAATTGTGCCGTTGGAAGAAGGTTTTTCTTCCAGTAAAATTTTAACGTTGCTGAAACGTAATTAA
- a CDS encoding SDR family oxidoreductase has product MQNKNVVVTGGNAGIGLATSMALAKQGANIFLVSRNKDKAADAVEAIKQATGNGNIQYLIADLSVQQSIRELNKELRNRLASIDVLINNAGGVFPQFSKSADGLEMTIATNHFSYFLLTNLLLDLVQQSPSGRIVNVASRAHVNASIDIESFTQDKGYFIFKAYGQSKLANVLFTAELARRLGDSHVTVNSLHPGLVKTDIGNKKTNWYSTLAWTLYSRIGGLSIEDGAATSIYLASSKDVAGITGKYFAKCKATTPSALAQDVALQKELWRISEQYCPLV; this is encoded by the coding sequence ATGCAAAATAAGAATGTAGTTGTTACCGGAGGCAATGCAGGCATTGGCTTGGCAACCAGTATGGCATTGGCAAAGCAAGGCGCCAATATTTTTTTAGTAAGTAGAAATAAGGATAAAGCTGCCGATGCTGTTGAAGCAATAAAGCAAGCCACAGGTAATGGCAATATACAGTACCTTATTGCAGACTTGAGCGTGCAACAGTCTATTCGCGAGTTAAATAAAGAACTACGCAATAGGTTAGCATCTATTGATGTGCTTATCAATAACGCAGGAGGCGTTTTCCCGCAATTCAGTAAAAGTGCCGATGGTTTGGAAATGACAATTGCTACCAATCATTTCTCGTATTTCTTGCTTACCAATTTACTGTTGGATTTAGTGCAGCAATCGCCTTCGGGAAGAATTGTAAATGTGGCATCGCGGGCACACGTTAATGCTTCGATAGATATAGAATCGTTTACGCAGGATAAAGGTTATTTTATTTTTAAAGCCTATGGGCAAAGTAAGTTGGCCAATGTGTTGTTTACGGCAGAGTTGGCACGTAGGCTGGGTGACTCGCATGTAACGGTAAATAGCTTACATCCCGGATTGGTGAAAACAGACATCGGCAATAAAAAAACAAATTGGTATTCTACCTTGGCATGGACTTTATACTCGCGCATTGGAGGGTTGAGTATAGAAGATGGTGCGGCAACATCTATTTATTTGGCAAGCTCAAAGGATGTGGCAGGTATTACAGGTAAGTATTTTGCCAAATGTAAGGCTACCACACCTTCGGCATTGGCTCAGGATGTAGCATTGCAAAAAGAGCTATGGCGTATTAGCGAGCAATATTGTCCTTTAGTTTAA